A single region of the Halopiger xanaduensis SH-6 genome encodes:
- a CDS encoding methyl-accepting chemotaxis protein, which produces MSDDRGTPDVGPDADGDADAAAADAARGAPGAIERFVSRLERRARPLVPSVVRGSYRAKFVISIVAIIVVLSAVGAAGYVDAERTVERDAEQQLTSTVDMHADSINEWTISMESHTRSLSSAPELAGTDAETTEAHVIQSQAALPVDVRAIHVVDTNNDRVLTSTNGELRGQSLGSVDEPWTEIEPGVDLTAANDVWQSDTAYRDGTLDDQVISFASPVEGDEARIAVVVGTIEYRVDGLRQLHEDQETMIVDTEGRTVLASSELEGDADAEIVEQLGTVRDGTRFERDGDLVTAYAATADNDWVAVTTVPTEQAFAASSAVGKSLLAIIGTGLVALLLGGLVLARQTVTPLQDLRNRAERMEEGDLDVDLETDRIDEVGRLYRAFDEMRTTLTAQITEAREAKEEAETAQAEAERAQADAEEAKADAEAERERIAEVTEELERTADRYGETMRAAADGDLSVRATVDTDNEQMRAIGEEFNAMLAEIERAVEEVKQFAVDVAAQSEEVTASSEQVRTASEQVAESVQQISEVAETQSVRLQTIESEMSDLSASTEEIASTATDVATVAERTVEESRRGSEAAERAIDEMTAVESDAEYAVETIRSLEAEVEQVDELVDAIAEIADQTSLLALNASIEAADAGGDGDGFAVVANEVKSLSADAKEAAAEIEDRIETIRERTDQSVNVVEETSERVQQGTETVRPAVESLEEIAEYAEETNEGVQEISAATEDQADSTAQVVTAVDDVASSSEESASEAESVSAAAEEQTASLTQVSESVGDLAEQAAALSSRLDRFETSDGNVDTDVDRDSADRTDDESTTVTPQ; this is translated from the coding sequence ATGAGCGACGATCGCGGAACGCCCGACGTCGGCCCCGACGCGGACGGTGACGCCGACGCTGCAGCGGCCGATGCCGCCCGCGGCGCTCCCGGAGCGATCGAGCGGTTCGTCTCGAGGCTCGAGCGGCGCGCCCGGCCGCTCGTGCCGTCGGTGGTTCGAGGGAGCTACCGCGCGAAGTTCGTCATCTCGATCGTCGCGATCATCGTGGTCCTCTCGGCCGTCGGCGCGGCCGGCTACGTCGACGCCGAACGGACCGTCGAGCGCGACGCCGAACAGCAGCTGACGTCGACGGTCGACATGCACGCCGACTCGATCAACGAGTGGACGATCTCGATGGAGTCGCACACGCGGTCGCTCTCCTCGGCACCCGAGTTGGCCGGCACCGATGCGGAAACGACCGAAGCGCACGTAATTCAGTCCCAGGCTGCGCTCCCGGTCGACGTCCGCGCGATCCACGTCGTCGACACGAACAATGATCGGGTGTTGACCAGCACGAACGGGGAACTCCGGGGCCAATCGCTCGGCAGCGTCGACGAACCCTGGACCGAGATCGAGCCCGGGGTCGACCTGACCGCGGCGAACGACGTCTGGCAGTCCGACACCGCGTACCGGGACGGGACGCTCGACGATCAGGTGATCTCGTTCGCCAGCCCCGTCGAGGGCGACGAGGCGCGGATCGCGGTCGTCGTCGGGACGATCGAGTACCGCGTCGACGGCCTGCGACAGCTCCACGAGGACCAGGAGACGATGATCGTCGACACCGAGGGCCGAACCGTCCTCGCGAGCAGCGAGCTCGAGGGCGATGCGGACGCCGAGATCGTCGAGCAACTCGGCACCGTCCGCGACGGCACGCGGTTCGAGCGGGACGGCGACCTCGTCACCGCCTACGCGGCGACGGCGGACAACGACTGGGTCGCGGTCACGACCGTTCCGACCGAGCAGGCGTTCGCCGCGAGCAGCGCCGTCGGCAAGAGCCTGCTGGCGATCATCGGGACGGGACTGGTCGCCCTGCTGCTGGGCGGGCTCGTCCTCGCGCGCCAGACGGTGACGCCGCTGCAGGACCTGCGGAACCGCGCCGAACGGATGGAGGAGGGCGATCTCGACGTCGACCTCGAGACCGACCGGATCGACGAAGTCGGCCGCCTCTACCGGGCGTTCGACGAGATGCGGACGACGCTCACCGCGCAGATCACTGAGGCCAGAGAGGCAAAAGAGGAGGCCGAGACCGCACAGGCTGAGGCCGAACGCGCGCAGGCCGATGCCGAGGAAGCGAAGGCCGACGCCGAAGCCGAGCGCGAGCGGATCGCCGAGGTGACCGAAGAACTCGAGCGGACGGCCGACCGGTACGGCGAGACGATGCGGGCCGCCGCGGACGGCGACCTGTCCGTCCGCGCGACCGTCGACACCGACAACGAGCAGATGCGCGCGATCGGCGAGGAGTTCAACGCCATGCTCGCCGAGATCGAGCGCGCGGTCGAGGAGGTCAAGCAGTTCGCCGTCGACGTCGCGGCCCAGAGCGAGGAGGTCACGGCCTCGAGCGAGCAGGTCCGGACCGCCAGCGAGCAGGTCGCGGAGTCGGTCCAGCAGATTTCGGAGGTCGCCGAGACCCAGAGCGTCCGACTCCAGACGATCGAGTCGGAGATGTCGGACCTCTCGGCGAGCACCGAGGAGATCGCGTCGACGGCGACCGACGTGGCGACCGTCGCCGAGCGGACGGTCGAGGAGAGCCGGCGCGGGAGCGAGGCCGCGGAGCGGGCGATCGACGAGATGACCGCCGTCGAGAGCGACGCCGAGTACGCCGTCGAGACGATCCGCTCGCTCGAGGCGGAGGTCGAACAGGTCGACGAACTCGTCGACGCGATCGCGGAGATCGCCGACCAGACGAGCCTGCTGGCGCTGAACGCCTCGATCGAGGCGGCCGACGCCGGCGGTGACGGCGACGGGTTCGCCGTCGTCGCGAACGAAGTCAAGAGCCTCTCGGCTGACGCCAAGGAGGCGGCGGCCGAAATCGAGGACCGCATCGAGACGATCCGCGAGCGGACCGACCAGTCCGTCAACGTCGTCGAGGAGACGAGCGAGCGAGTCCAGCAGGGCACCGAGACCGTCAGGCCGGCCGTCGAATCGCTCGAGGAGATCGCCGAGTACGCCGAGGAGACGAACGAGGGCGTCCAGGAGATCTCCGCGGCGACCGAGGATCAGGCCGATTCCACGGCGCAGGTCGTCACCGCGGTCGACGACGTCGCCAGCAGCAGCGAGGAGTCCGCCAGCGAGGCCGAGAGCGTCTCGGCGGCGGCCGAGGAGCAGACGGCCTCGCTGACGCAGGTCTCCGAGAGCGTCGGCGACCTCGCGGAGCAGGCTGCCGCGCTCTCCTCACGGCTCGATCGGTTCGAGACGTCGGACGGCAACGTCGATACCGACGTCGACCGGGACAGCGCTGATCGCACGGACGACGAGTCGACGACGGTCACGCCGCAGTAG
- a CDS encoding PPOX class F420-dependent oxidoreductase has translation MADIPEEFRDLFEKETFAHVATLTEKGLPHVTPVWIDYDADDNRILVNTERGRQKVRNVQANPGVGLSMVDPDNPYQHLSIIGEVDEITTEGAREHIDELAQRYMGEDDYPNPIETERVILRIRPDQIITQ, from the coding sequence ATGGCCGACATTCCCGAGGAGTTCCGCGACCTGTTCGAGAAGGAAACGTTCGCGCACGTCGCGACCCTGACCGAGAAGGGGCTCCCGCACGTCACGCCCGTCTGGATCGACTACGACGCCGACGATAACCGGATACTCGTCAACACCGAGCGCGGTCGACAGAAGGTGCGCAACGTGCAGGCAAACCCCGGCGTCGGCCTCAGCATGGTCGATCCGGACAACCCGTACCAACACCTCTCGATCATCGGCGAGGTCGACGAGATCACGACCGAGGGCGCCCGCGAGCACATCGACGAACTCGCCCAGCGGTACATGGGGGAAGACGACTATCCGAACCCGATCGAAACCGAACGGGTCATTCTGCGTATTCGGCCGGATCAGATCATCACCCAGTAA
- a CDS encoding bifunctional 4-hydroxy-2-oxoglutarate aldolase/2-dehydro-3-deoxy-phosphogluconate aldolase, whose product MAEANAVRERIVDSGVVAVLRGIDEDQITDVATAIHEAGVTALEVTADGKRASEKIAAIDRELADTDAVVGAGTVLDAPTAQSVIDAGAEFVLAPDCNPEMIELCNRQGVVSIPGVMTPTEAVTAMEAGADMLKMFPATTVGPGHIGALQGPLGDVDVMPTGGVSPDNVDDFFDAGAIAVGAGSAIVDYDAIEAGDMDQVREHAAEFVEAVEAARSQ is encoded by the coding sequence ATGGCCGAGGCAAACGCCGTCAGAGAACGGATCGTTGACAGCGGTGTCGTCGCGGTACTGCGGGGCATCGACGAGGACCAGATCACCGACGTAGCGACGGCTATCCACGAGGCCGGCGTCACGGCGCTCGAGGTGACCGCCGACGGGAAGCGCGCGAGCGAGAAGATCGCCGCGATCGACCGCGAACTGGCCGACACGGACGCCGTCGTCGGCGCCGGGACGGTACTGGACGCGCCGACGGCCCAGTCGGTCATCGACGCCGGCGCGGAGTTCGTCCTCGCGCCCGACTGCAACCCGGAGATGATCGAGCTCTGCAACCGGCAGGGCGTCGTCTCGATTCCGGGCGTCATGACGCCGACCGAGGCCGTCACGGCGATGGAAGCCGGCGCGGACATGCTGAAGATGTTCCCCGCGACGACCGTCGGGCCGGGCCACATCGGCGCGCTGCAGGGGCCGCTCGGCGACGTCGACGTCATGCCGACCGGCGGCGTCTCGCCCGACAACGTCGACGACTTCTTCGACGCGGGTGCGATCGCCGTCGGCGCCGGCAGCGCGATCGTCGACTACGACGCGATCGAGGCCGGCGACATGGACCAGGTCCGCGAGCACGCGGCCGAGTTCGTCGAGGCCGTCGAAGCGGCGCGCTCGCAGTAG
- the kdgK1 gene encoding bifunctional 2-dehydro-3-deoxygluconokinase/2-dehydro-3-deoxygalactonokinase encodes MSSLLTFGETMLRLSPTPGNRLETARQLDFRTAGAESNVAIAASNLGLEATWASKLPDSPLGRRVTREVRSHGVETNVAWTDEGRQGAYFIEQGGEPRGTNVIYDRADAAVRTATPDELTDGIDLETVDALYTSGITPALSDRLEATTATLLERAQEAGATTVFDLNYRSKLWSPAEARACCEELLESVDIPVVAARDARSVLDLSGSDEEIAREIATTYDADVVVVTQGAEGALALEGDGTVHDQPAFPAETTDPIGTGDAFVGGFLASYLAGEDRDVAGALEYGSATAALKRTINGDLAVLTPAEVEGVIDDADGGIDR; translated from the coding sequence ATGTCATCGCTGCTGACGTTCGGCGAAACGATGCTGCGGCTCTCGCCGACCCCCGGCAACCGCCTCGAGACGGCCCGACAACTGGACTTTCGCACCGCCGGCGCCGAGAGTAACGTCGCTATCGCGGCGTCGAACCTCGGCCTCGAGGCGACGTGGGCCTCCAAACTTCCCGACTCGCCGCTGGGCAGACGGGTCACCCGAGAGGTGCGGAGCCACGGCGTCGAGACGAACGTCGCCTGGACCGACGAGGGCCGGCAGGGCGCCTATTTCATCGAGCAGGGCGGCGAACCGCGGGGCACGAACGTCATCTACGACCGCGCGGACGCGGCGGTCCGAACCGCGACGCCGGACGAATTGACCGACGGGATCGACCTCGAGACCGTCGACGCCCTCTACACGAGCGGGATTACCCCCGCGCTCTCGGACCGCCTCGAGGCGACGACCGCGACCCTCCTCGAGCGCGCGCAGGAGGCCGGCGCGACGACCGTCTTCGACCTCAACTACCGCTCGAAGCTGTGGTCGCCCGCCGAAGCGCGGGCCTGCTGTGAGGAGCTCCTCGAGTCCGTCGACATTCCCGTCGTCGCGGCTCGAGACGCCCGATCCGTCCTCGACCTGTCGGGCAGCGACGAGGAGATCGCCCGCGAAATCGCGACGACCTACGACGCGGACGTCGTCGTCGTGACGCAGGGCGCGGAGGGCGCGCTCGCGCTCGAGGGCGACGGTACCGTCCACGACCAGCCGGCGTTCCCCGCCGAGACGACCGATCCGATCGGCACCGGCGACGCCTTCGTCGGCGGCTTCCTCGCGAGCTACCTCGCAGGCGAGGATCGCGACGTGGCCGGGGCGCTCGAGTACGGCTCGGCCACCGCAGCCCTAAAGCGCACGATCAACGGCGACCTCGCCGTGCTCACGCCCGCCGAAGTCGAGGGCGTGATCGACGACGCGGACGGTGGGATCGATCGGTAA
- the dgoD gene encoding galactonate dehydratase yields the protein MSTDSNGNSDDRIVDYELFEVPPRWLFLKVTTADGTVGWGEPVVEGRAKTVRAAVEELMENYLLGKDPSRIEHHWQRLYRGGFYRGGPVLMSAIAGIDQALWDIKGKQYGLPVYELLGGAACDRIRVYQWIGGDRPADVGEAAAEKVDAGFTALKMNATPELRRIDNPAAVEAAQERLAEVRDAVGDEVDIGVDFHGRVSKSMAKRLVEALEPYEPFFVEEPVLPEHNDALPEIAQHTTIPIATGERMFSRWDFKSLFEQGVVDLIQPDLSHAGGITEVKKIASMAEAYDVAIAPHCPLGPIALASCIQVDACTPNTLIQEQSLDIHYNETSDVLDYLADPSVFEYEDGYVDLPDDPGLGIEVDEDVVRERAEQEVNWHNPVWEHDDGSVAEW from the coding sequence ATGTCGACTGACTCCAACGGCAATTCGGACGACCGAATCGTCGACTACGAACTGTTCGAGGTGCCGCCCCGCTGGCTGTTCCTGAAGGTGACGACCGCCGACGGCACCGTCGGCTGGGGCGAACCGGTCGTCGAGGGCCGCGCGAAGACCGTCCGGGCCGCCGTCGAGGAGCTGATGGAGAACTACCTGCTCGGGAAGGACCCCTCGAGAATCGAGCACCACTGGCAGCGGCTCTACCGCGGCGGCTTCTACCGCGGCGGGCCCGTCCTCATGAGCGCCATCGCCGGCATCGATCAGGCCCTGTGGGACATCAAGGGCAAGCAGTACGGCCTGCCGGTCTACGAACTGCTGGGCGGCGCGGCCTGCGACCGCATCCGCGTCTACCAGTGGATCGGCGGCGACCGACCCGCCGACGTCGGCGAGGCGGCCGCCGAGAAGGTCGACGCCGGCTTCACCGCGCTGAAGATGAACGCCACCCCCGAACTGCGCCGGATCGACAACCCCGCAGCCGTCGAGGCGGCCCAGGAGCGCCTCGCCGAAGTCCGAGACGCCGTCGGCGACGAGGTCGACATCGGCGTCGACTTCCACGGCCGCGTCTCGAAGTCGATGGCCAAGCGACTCGTGGAGGCGCTCGAGCCCTACGAGCCGTTCTTCGTCGAGGAACCCGTTCTGCCGGAGCACAACGACGCGCTCCCCGAAATCGCCCAGCACACGACGATCCCGATCGCCACGGGGGAGCGGATGTTCTCCCGGTGGGATTTCAAGTCGCTGTTCGAGCAGGGCGTCGTCGACCTGATCCAGCCGGACCTATCGCACGCCGGCGGGATCACCGAGGTCAAGAAGATCGCGAGCATGGCCGAGGCCTACGACGTCGCCATCGCGCCCCACTGCCCGCTCGGGCCGATCGCGCTGGCCTCCTGTATCCAGGTCGACGCCTGCACGCCGAACACGCTGATTCAGGAGCAGAGCCTCGACATCCACTACAACGAGACCAGCGACGTGCTCGACTACCTCGCCGATCCCTCGGTCTTCGAGTACGAGGACGGCTACGTGGACCTGCCCGACGATCCGGGGCTTGGCATCGAGGTCGACGAGGACGTCGTCCGCGAGCGCGCCGAACAGGAGGTCAACTGGCACAATCCGGTCTGGGAACACGACGACGGCAGCGTCGCCGAGTGGTAG
- the melA gene encoding alpha-glucosidase/alpha-galactosidase: MTKIAFIGAGSMVFAKNLVGDILSFEALSDSTISLMDIDEHRLEQTVEIAEAMVDNGRVDATIEATTDRREALEGADYVLNMINVGGTEPFENEIRIPERYGVEQAIGDTLGPGGIFRGLRTIPTLLEIAADMEELCPDALLLNYTNPMAIVCWALYEATDIETVGLCHSVPHTAEAIAEYVDVPQEELEYWVAGINHMAWFLECEWRGQDVYPMLEDAMEDDEIYEKDTVRFELLKHFGAFVTESSQHNSEYHPYFRTDPDLIEELTGTSYAERMPTATYLEGWKARSAERDDALADVDPGEVEIERSEEYASRLIHSIETDTPRRLNLNVPNGPGHIQNLENDACVEVPCLVDGTGVHPCSVGKLPPQLAALNRTNVNVQRLAVKGALKGDREAVHQAVKLDPLTAAELSLDEIHELTAELLAANEAYLPELN, encoded by the coding sequence ATGACAAAGATCGCGTTCATCGGCGCCGGCAGCATGGTCTTCGCGAAGAACCTCGTGGGCGACATCCTCTCGTTCGAAGCGTTGAGCGACAGCACCATCTCGCTGATGGACATCGACGAGCACCGCCTCGAGCAGACCGTCGAAATCGCTGAAGCGATGGTCGACAACGGCCGCGTCGACGCGACGATCGAGGCCACGACGGATCGACGCGAAGCGCTCGAGGGGGCCGATTACGTCCTCAACATGATCAACGTCGGCGGCACCGAGCCGTTCGAAAACGAGATCCGCATCCCCGAGCGGTACGGCGTCGAGCAGGCGATCGGCGACACGCTCGGCCCCGGCGGCATCTTCCGCGGCCTACGGACGATCCCGACGCTGCTCGAAATCGCTGCGGACATGGAAGAACTGTGCCCCGACGCGCTCCTGTTGAACTACACGAACCCGATGGCGATCGTCTGCTGGGCGCTGTACGAGGCCACCGATATCGAGACCGTCGGCCTCTGTCACAGCGTTCCCCACACCGCCGAGGCGATCGCCGAGTACGTCGACGTCCCGCAGGAAGAACTCGAGTACTGGGTCGCCGGCATCAACCACATGGCCTGGTTCCTCGAGTGTGAGTGGCGAGGGCAGGACGTCTACCCAATGCTCGAGGACGCGATGGAGGACGACGAAATCTACGAGAAGGACACCGTCCGGTTCGAACTCCTGAAGCACTTCGGCGCGTTCGTCACCGAATCGAGCCAACACAACTCGGAGTATCACCCCTACTTCCGCACCGATCCGGACCTCATCGAGGAACTCACCGGGACCAGCTACGCCGAGCGGATGCCGACCGCGACCTACCTCGAGGGCTGGAAGGCCCGTTCCGCGGAGCGCGACGACGCGCTGGCGGACGTCGATCCCGGCGAGGTCGAAATCGAGCGCTCCGAGGAGTACGCCTCGCGGCTGATCCACTCGATCGAGACCGACACGCCGCGGCGGCTCAACCTCAACGTCCCCAACGGACCCGGACACATCCAGAATCTCGAGAACGACGCCTGCGTCGAAGTCCCGTGTCTGGTCGACGGCACCGGTGTCCACCCCTGTTCCGTGGGCAAGCTTCCGCCCCAACTGGCCGCGCTCAACCGAACCAACGTCAACGTCCAGCGGTTAGCTGTCAAGGGCGCACTCAAGGGCGACCGCGAGGCCGTCCACCAGGCGGTCAAACTCGATCCGCTCACCGCGGCGGAACTGTCGCTCGACGAGATCCACGAGCTGACCGCGGAACTGCTCGCGGCGAACGAGGCGTACCTGCCCGAGTTGAACTGA
- the trmY gene encoding tRNA (pseudouridine(54)-N(1))-methyltransferase TrmY encodes MRQFVLLGHEVPTEPDFSLDDLASGAGRLDALCRSITASFVTSHGIREDVRTHLIARDELTITFDGSELRRLNPDERSTAALVRKALEHRDEAIGALPAEPSPGIEVYRRGFEATLEEIADDGPIVQLHEDGDAVTDVDAAALADGIFVLSDHRDFTDEEEGLLEDAVDQRLRLGPELLHADQAITIAHHYLDTEGYERF; translated from the coding sequence ATGCGCCAGTTCGTACTCCTCGGTCACGAGGTACCGACCGAGCCTGACTTCTCGCTGGACGACCTCGCGAGCGGAGCCGGCCGGCTCGACGCCCTCTGCCGGTCGATCACCGCCTCCTTTGTCACCTCCCACGGCATCCGCGAGGACGTTCGCACCCACCTGATCGCGCGGGACGAACTCACGATCACCTTCGACGGGAGCGAGCTCCGCCGGCTCAACCCCGACGAGCGAAGCACCGCCGCGCTCGTCCGGAAGGCCCTCGAGCACCGCGACGAGGCCATCGGCGCGCTGCCCGCCGAACCCAGCCCCGGCATCGAGGTCTACCGCCGCGGGTTCGAGGCGACGCTCGAGGAGATCGCCGACGACGGGCCGATCGTCCAGTTGCACGAGGACGGTGATGCGGTGACGGACGTGGACGCAGCGGCGCTCGCGGACGGTATTTTCGTGCTCTCCGATCATCGGGACTTTACTGATGAGGAGGAAGGGCTGCTCGAGGACGCAGTTGACCAGCGGCTTCGACTGGGACCGGAACTGCTGCACGCGGATCAGGCGATCACGATCGCACACCACTATCTGGACACGGAGGGGTACGAGCGATTTTAG
- a CDS encoding metal-dependent hydrolase → MWPWGHLAVAYLCYTAYAHRQFDRPPLALPALALAVGSQFPDLIDKPFAWNFDVLPGGRTLTHSLLFGAALSALVLVAADRFGRRDVGVGFLVGHYSHLVADVPPSVLRGDLSGTEYFLWPVLEPPAEEPVAGLLDAILHYYDLGPYEIVQFGLFAIGALVWYRDGMPGLAYVLGLPRRALRAATS, encoded by the coding sequence ATGTGGCCCTGGGGACACCTCGCCGTCGCGTACCTGTGCTACACCGCCTACGCGCACCGCCAGTTCGATCGCCCGCCGCTCGCCCTGCCGGCGCTCGCTCTCGCCGTCGGCTCGCAGTTCCCCGACCTCATCGATAAGCCGTTCGCGTGGAACTTCGACGTGCTCCCCGGCGGCCGGACGCTCACCCACTCGCTGCTGTTCGGCGCCGCCCTCTCGGCGCTCGTCCTCGTCGCCGCGGACCGGTTCGGGCGCCGCGACGTCGGCGTCGGCTTCCTGGTCGGGCACTACTCGCACCTCGTCGCGGACGTCCCGCCGAGCGTGCTGCGCGGCGACCTCTCGGGCACCGAGTACTTCCTCTGGCCGGTGCTCGAGCCGCCGGCCGAGGAGCCCGTCGCCGGCTTGCTGGACGCGATCCTCCACTACTACGATCTGGGTCCCTACGAGATCGTCCAGTTCGGCCTGTTCGCGATCGGCGCCCTCGTCTGGTACCGGGACGGAATGCCCGGTCTCGCGTACGTGCTGGGGCTGCCCCGGCGCGCGCTTCGGGCGGCGACGTCCTGA
- a CDS encoding HVO_A0556 family zinc finger protein, translated as MAKSQSTAEQQDGGAVLAILEGRSCPSCGGELERDVYKDKDAVVCAECGTPRAQVWTPS; from the coding sequence ATGGCGAAATCACAGTCGACGGCGGAACAGCAGGACGGCGGGGCCGTACTCGCGATTCTCGAGGGGCGCTCGTGTCCGTCCTGCGGCGGCGAACTCGAGCGCGACGTCTACAAGGACAAGGATGCGGTCGTCTGCGCCGAGTGCGGAACGCCGCGGGCGCAGGTGTGGACGCCGTCCTAA
- a CDS encoding DUF7511 domain-containing protein, with the protein MSSDIDTDSRSSPTASSSIALECVVIENDDAPNECAVYPRDADRDELMTTWITAHDDAFVELESMR; encoded by the coding sequence ATGAGCTCCGATATCGATACCGACTCCCGATCGTCTCCGACCGCGTCGTCGTCGATCGCCCTCGAGTGCGTCGTCATCGAGAACGACGACGCCCCCAACGAGTGTGCGGTCTATCCGCGAGACGCGGACAGAGACGAACTGATGACGACCTGGATCACCGCCCACGACGACGCGTTCGTCGAACTCGAGTCGATGCGCTGA
- a CDS encoding S1C family serine protease, translating into MDTDRCSRRRVLAAAGAGLLGAVAGCSEPSGTASIEGGSTHDIDRDNVADGSTYTDVYESIIDSVTQVRVFGVEDPITQAEGRGQGSGFLYDENHVITNEHVVAGGEAADLQYINGDWTGTRLVGTDYFSDLAVLEVDHVPDVATPLSLADARPAVGQQVLAIGNPYGLEGSMSQGIVSGVERTLDSGREFSFPDVVQTDAALNPGNSGGPLVDLDGNVVGVVNAGVNGADNIGFAISAQLADRVVPALIDDGEYDHSYMGIGLRSVDRLVAEENRLEEATGIIVSRVVDGGPADGVLEEADRTVRRRGEPIPVGGDVIFEMDGQPIPDRHALSRFLALETSPGQTIELRLWRNGAETRESLTLGTRTPPE; encoded by the coding sequence ATGGATACCGATCGCTGCTCTCGGCGGCGCGTCCTCGCTGCTGCCGGCGCCGGCCTCCTCGGCGCCGTCGCCGGCTGTTCGGAGCCCAGCGGGACCGCGTCGATCGAGGGCGGCTCGACACACGATATCGATCGCGACAACGTCGCGGACGGCTCGACGTACACCGACGTCTACGAGTCGATCATCGACTCCGTGACGCAGGTCCGGGTCTTCGGCGTCGAGGATCCGATCACGCAGGCGGAAGGGCGCGGCCAGGGCTCGGGCTTTCTCTACGACGAGAACCACGTGATCACCAACGAGCACGTCGTCGCCGGCGGCGAGGCGGCCGACCTGCAGTACATCAACGGCGACTGGACCGGCACCCGGCTCGTCGGCACCGACTACTTCAGCGACCTCGCCGTCCTCGAGGTCGACCACGTTCCCGACGTTGCGACGCCGCTCTCGCTCGCCGACGCCCGGCCCGCGGTCGGCCAGCAGGTGCTCGCGATCGGCAACCCCTACGGCCTCGAGGGGTCGATGTCCCAGGGGATCGTCAGCGGCGTCGAGCGGACGCTCGACTCGGGCCGGGAGTTCTCGTTCCCGGACGTCGTCCAGACCGACGCCGCGCTCAACCCGGGCAACAGCGGCGGCCCGCTGGTCGATCTCGACGGGAACGTCGTCGGCGTCGTCAACGCCGGCGTCAACGGCGCGGACAACATCGGCTTCGCGATCTCGGCGCAGTTGGCCGATCGGGTCGTCCCCGCGCTCATCGACGACGGGGAGTACGACCACTCGTACATGGGCATCGGACTGCGCTCGGTCGACCGCCTCGTTGCCGAGGAGAACCGCCTCGAGGAAGCGACCGGCATCATCGTCAGCCGAGTCGTCGACGGCGGGCCGGCCGACGGCGTCCTCGAAGAGGCCGACCGGACCGTCCGCCGACGGGGCGAACCGATCCCGGTCGGCGGCGACGTCATCTTCGAGATGGACGGCCAGCCGATCCCCGACCGACACGCGCTCTCTCGATTCCTCGCGCTCGAGACGAGTCCGGGCCAGACGATCGAGTTGAGGCTGTGGCGTAACGGCGCCGAGACGCGGGAGTCGCTGACGCTCGGAACGCGGACCCCGCCGGAGTAA